One region of Oryza sativa Japonica Group chromosome 5, ASM3414082v1 genomic DNA includes:
- the LOC4337792 gene encoding CRM-domain containing factor CFM9, mitochondrial gives MWAVRSLRRNLLRAASSPLHPRCPLPPGSFAAGCGGEAAAAASARSALLPPPGAGGGWWRRRMMSTTKGRSMRSKVEKRMARETGRTQRELRRAVKLRKKLMTDDERLIYSLRRAKKKVALLLQKLKKYELPDLPAPRHDPELLTAEQLQAYKKIGFRNRNYVPVGVRGVFGGVVQNMHMHWKFHETVQVCCDNFPKEKIKEMAAMLTRLSGGIVINIHNTKTIIMFRGRNYRQPKNLIPLNTLTKRKALFKARFEQALESQKLNIKKIETQLRRKGINPEDPVAMASIQRVASTFFRAIDEQQGTPYVFRGDTQPTAGTTEIKEPHDQQSEDSDQEELDRFIAEIETAAEQQWEEEEAAEKEESSRLRYWDREEGSERRGFNRSYDNPGNEYRDQGRYTRDNNRRTADSRRWDDDSEIDVSGEEWDSDDDKDNVFDNDVDAPDEHPRRFESMRSEKSRSDRSRNYTSRGSRSSIEKPRNSATASGRSVFRESEDDELDTEDDELWGPDLKEERNLRAPKVNFANYHSGTSSEEDTDDNWKQDSRTGNTRKNTDESWDSD, from the exons ATGTGGGCTGTGCGGAGTCTCCGCCGTAACCTCCTGcgagcggcctcctcgccgctccACCCCAGGTGCCCTCTCCCCCCCGGGAGCTtcgcggcgggatgcggcggcgaggctgcggctgcggcgtcggcgcggtccgcgttgctgccgccgccgggggcggggggcgggtggtggcggcggcggatgatgTCGACGACGAAGGGGAGGAGCATGCGGAGCAAGGTGGAGAAGCGGATGGCGAGGGAGACCGGGCGCACGCAGCGGGAGCTGCGGCGCGCCGTCAAGCTCAGGAAGAAGCTCATGACCGACGATGAGAGGCTCATCTACAGCCTCAGGAGG GCCAAGAAAAAAGTTGCTTTGCTTCTACAAAAGCTCAAGAAGTATGAGCTACCAGACTTGCCAGCTCCTCGACATGATCCCGAGCTGTTGACAGCCGAGCAACTACAGGCTTACAAGAAGATTGGATTCAGAAATAGAAACTACGTGCCTGTAGGAGTTCGTGGAGTTTTTGGAGGTGTTGTTcaaaacatgcatatgcacTGGAAATTCCATGAAACTGTGCAAGTTTGCTGTGACAACTTCCCAAAGGAAAAAATCAAGGAAATGGCAGCGATGCTGACAAGATTGAGTGGTGGCATAGTGATCAACATTCATAATACCAAGACGATTATCATGTTTCGAGGAAGAAACTATCGTCAACCAAAGAACCTCATACCTTTGAACACACTAACCAAAAGGAAG GCTTTATTCAAGGCTAGATTTGAGCAGGCTCTAGAGTCACAGAAACTAAACATCAAGAAGATAGAGACACAACTCCGTCGTAAGGGTATCAATCCGGAGGACCCAGTTGCCATGGCCAGCATACAGCGAGTTGCATCAACATTCTTCCGAGCCATAGATGAGCAGCAGGGTACTCCCTACGTCTTCCGTGGTGATACACAACCAACTGCTGGGACCACTGAAATAAAGGAACCACATGATCAGCAATCTGAGGATAGCGACCAGGAAGAGCTTGATCGCTTTATAGCAGAAATAGAGACCGCAGCTGAGCAGCaatgggaggaagaagaggcagcGGAGAAAGAAGAATCTTCTCGACTGCGATACTGGGACAGAGAAGAGGGGAGTGAGAGGAGGGGTTTCAATAGGAGCTACGACAACCCAGGCAATGAATATAGAGACCAGGGAAGATACACGAGAGACAACAACAGAAGGACAGCGGATTCAAGGAGGTGGGACGATGATAGCGAGATAGATGTGTCAGGTGAGGAATGGGACTCTGATGACGATAAGGATAATGTATTTGACAATGACGTAGATGCTCCTGATGAACACCCTCGACGATTTGAAAGCATGAGAAGCGAGAAGAGCAGATCCGATCGCAGTCGGAATTATACATCTAGGGGTTCCAGAAGTTCCATTGAGAAACCAAGGAATTCAGCTACTGCTTCTGGTAGAAGCGTGTTCAGGGAAAGTGAGGATGATGAGTTAGATACTGAAGATGATGAGTTGTGGGGACCAGATTTGAAGGAAGAGAGAAACTTGAGAGCCCCTAAGGTGAATTTCGCTAACTATCACAGTGGCACCAGCAGCGAGGAGGACACTGATGACAACTGGAAACAAGACTCCAGGACTGGCAATACGAGGAAGAATACTGATGAGAGCTGGGACAGTGACTAA
- the LOC4337791 gene encoding uncharacterized protein — MDRLTSRPLAIISMDHADDDHRRRRGHVPPPPPPAAAEAEERTGDSEYDDAAAAVSSSSSLTTGEGSSVADDDDDDAESCSGGSGGGYGRKNGNGQYVVGGGEEEEGVESAVDEKAGVMMTPVPWWCWAAEKAPVTAAKAKATDGGARRAPPAAEAVEDSGGHTAESNRLFWEACIAHGY, encoded by the coding sequence atggatcgcCTCACGTCTCGTCCCCTCGCCATCATCTCCATGGaccacgccgacgacgaccaccgccgacgccgcggccacgttccgccgccgccgccgccggccgcggcggaggcggaagaACGCACCGGCGACTCCGAGTACGACGACGCTGCAGCCgccgtgtcgtcgtcgtcgtcgctcacCACCGGCGAGGGATCATCGGTGgcggatgacgacgacgacgacgcggagtcctgcagcggcggcagcggcggaggataCGGGAGGAAGAACGGCAATGGCCAatacgtcgtcggcggcggcgaggaggaggagggcgtggAGAGTGCGGTGGATGAGAAGGCCGGTGTCATGATGACACCGGTGCCGTGGTGGTGCTgggcggcggagaaggcgccggtgacggcggcgaaaGCGaaggccaccgacggcggcgctcgtcgtgcgccgccggcggcggaggcggtggaggactCCGGAGGCCACACGGCCGAGAGCAACAGGCTCTTCTGGGAGGCCTGCATTGCCCATGGCTACTAA
- the LOC4337793 gene encoding VIN3-like protein 1: protein MTKATPVKASKNLQLQKQSPTNLKETNGHVCKKEVVNGECPVRDVKCISTWICKNLACKAVVTSEDSFCKRCSCCICHQFDDNKDPSLWLVCASENDDKNCCGSSCHIECALQHKRVGCFNLGNIIQLDGSYSCASCGKVSGILGYWKRQLVIAKDARRVDMLCHRIYLSYRLLGGTTRFKELHGIIEDAKAKLESEVGPLDGMSAKMARGIVSRLPAGSDLQKLCSLAIERADELLSSPDLHLQDSLPAACRFRFVEITSSSIVIILKETPLPSSDTIRGYKLWYWKSREEPSMEEPVVLSKDQRKVLVFNLAPCTQYSFRIISFTDDGILGHSESKCYTGSKELLFKRTTQNVAGADAHTHRREKTQAFKSTGFKIRDVGKILRQAWTEEGRFEGFCEDMHEASCDRSVTDVEQTENSEQGQLLSGACRKLQFSTFSVPDLNVEAPVPMDISPDKCYNSKIVPVRSNDSGGSETCAVGRSAEAEPPAVESRPEGCEQDGASTICREKQLARPRELDEDFEYCVQKIRMLECKGHIDNDFRMKFLTWFSLRSTENDRRVVTTFIKTLINEPSGLAEQLVDSFGEAINCKRQRNGFCNELWHDDKGQ from the exons ATGACCAAAGCTACTCCTGTTAAAGCAAGCAAGAACCTTCAATTGCAGAAACAATCTCCAACTAACTTAAAAGAAACAAATGGCCATGTTTGTAAGAAGGAAGTGGTGAATGGCGAGTGTCCTGTCCGTGACGTGAAATGCATTAGCACTTGGATCTGTAAGAATTTGGCCTGTAAAGCTGTTGTAACATCTGAAGATTCCTTCTGCAAGAGGTGCTCATGTTGTATTTGCCATCAGTTTGATGACAATAAGGATCCTAGTCTATGGTTGGTTTGTGCATCTGAAAATGATGACAAGAACTGCTGTGGGTCTTCTTGCCATATTGAGTGTGCGCTCCAACACAAGAGGGTTGGCTGCTTTAATCTTGGGAATATTATTCAACTTGATGGGAGTTATTCTTGCGCTTCATGTGGAAAGGTTTCCGGAATACTAGG TTATTGGAAAAGGCAATTGGTGATTGCCAAAGATGCACGCCGAGTAGATATGCTCTGCCACCGCATCTATTTGAGTTATCGGCTACTGGGGGGAACTACCCGCTTTAAAGAATTGCATGGTATTATTGAAGATGCAAAAGCAAAATTGGAAAGTGAAGTTGGTCCACTGGATGGAATGTCGGCAAAGATGGCACGTGGTATTGTAAGCAGGTTGCCTGCTGGTAGTGATTTGCAGAAACTTTGCTCTCTAGCTATTGAAAGAGCTGATGAGTTGCTGAGTTCCCCAGACCTGCATCTTCAAG ATTCCTTACCTGCTGCCTGTAGATTCAGATTTGTAGAGATAACATCTTCTTCCATTGTTATTATTCTAAAAGAAACTCCATTACCATCCTCTGACACTATCAGGGGTTATAAACTATGGTACTGGAAGAGCAGAGAGGAGCCAAGCATGGAAGAGCCTGTAGTTTTGTCCAAAGATCAAAGAAAAGTACTTGTTTTTAACCTTGCCCCATGCACACAGTATTCCTTCAGAATTATATCATTCACAGATGATGGGATACTAGGCCATTCTGAATCTAAATGTTATACGGGGAGCAAGGAGTTATTGTTTAAACGTACCACACAGAATGTAGCGGGAGCAGATGCACATACACATAGAAGAGAGAAGACACAGGCTTTTAAGTCGACTGGATTTAAGATCCGAGATGTTGGGAAGATATTGCGGCAAGCTTGGACTGAGGAAGGCCGTTTTGAAGGGTTTTGTGAAGATATGCATGAAGCTTCATGTGACAGAAGTGTCACAGACGTGGAGCAAACAGAGAACAGTGAACAGGGTCAATTGTTATCTGGTGCGTGCCGCAAACTTCAGTTCAGCACATTTTCTGTTCCTGACCTAAACGTTGAGGCACCTGTCCCCATGGACATTTCCCCGGACAAGTGTTACAATTCAAAGATTGTACCAGTAAGATCCAACGATAGTGGTGGCTCAGAGACCTGCGCGGTGGGCCGGAGTGCTGAAGCTGAACCACCTGCTGTTGAATCTCGGCCAGAGGGCTGTGAACAAGATGGTGCTTCCACTATTTGCCGTGAGAAGCAGCTTGCAAGACCGAGGGAGTTGGATGAGGACTTTGAGTACTGTGTGCAGAAGATCAGGATGCTGGAATGCAAGGGACACATAGATAATGATTTCAGGATGAAGTTCTTGACCTGGTTTAGTCTAAGATCAACGGAGAATGACCGTAGAGTTGTAACTACATTCATCAAAACACTAATCAATGAGCCAAGTGGTCTGGCTGAGCAGCTTGTTGATTCCTTTGGAGAAGCCATAAACTGCAAGAGGCAACGAAATGGTTTCTGCAATGAGCTTTGGCATGATGACAAAGGACAATAA